In Anabas testudineus chromosome 12, fAnaTes1.2, whole genome shotgun sequence, one genomic interval encodes:
- the LOC113158742 gene encoding potassium channel subfamily K member 16-like gives MARFQVIRVKVSCIAVLALAHFTYLVLGATIFQILEREAESNNRNHFQLEKLNFLANYTCLDRSALEKFVQVILDAWEKGVNPSGNSTNPTNWDFSSSFFFAGTVVTTIGYGNLSPSTVSGQVFCVFYALCGIPLNLAFLKQLGKCLTIHLGRLEKGVVSAVPHKQTVEALAVSLFVITGSVLFLIIPPLLFSLVEGWTFGEGFYFSFITLSTIGFGDYVVGSDPSKEYISLYRSLAGVWIIFALAWLSLILNMGTKLIEHVVVLTHPDLKKQQEEEDV, from the exons ATGGCGAGGTTCCAGGTGATCCGCGTCAAAGTAAGCTGTATAGCAGTTTTGGCTTTGGCCCACTTCACATACCTGGTGCTTGGGGCCACAATTTTCCAGATACTGGAGCGAGAGGCTGAGAGCAACAACCGCAACCACTTCCAATTGGAGAAGCTGAATTTCTTGGCTAATTACACGTGCCTGGACAGATCTGCTTTGGAGAAGTTTGTTCAG GTGATTTTAGATGCCTGGGAGAAGGGAGTGAATCCCTCAGGCAACTCAACCAACCCCACTAACTGGGATTTTagcagctctttcttttttgctggCACAGTAGTCACAACTATAg GTTATGGCAACCTCTCCCCCAGCACTGTGTCTGGccaagtgttttgtgtgttttacgCGCTCTGCGGCATCCCGTTGAATCTGGCCTTCCTCAAACAGCTGGGGAAGTGTCTCACCATCCACCTCGGTCGGCTGGAGAAGGGGGTGGTCTCAGCTGTTCCACACAAG caAACAGTTGAAGCTCTGGCTGTGAGCCTATTCGTCATCACTGGCAGCGTGCTATTTTTGATCATCCCACCTTTGCTGTTCAGTTTGGTGGAAGGCTGGACATTCGGCGAGGGCTTCTATTTCTCCTTTATTACCCTCAGCACCATTGGTTTTGGAGATTATGTGGTGG GGAGTGACCCAAGCAAGGAGTACATCTCTCTGTATCGTAGCCTGGCAGGTGTATGGATTATCTTCGCCTTGGCTTGGCTTTCTCTTATCCTCAACATGGGAACAAAACTAATAGAGCACGTGGTTGTCCTGACTCACCCAGACCTTAAGAAacaacaggaagaagaggatgtGTGA
- the kcnk17 gene encoding potassium channel subfamily K member 17, with the protein MGIKEVFSLARVPSILMLGVVYVTYVLIGGLIFWKLEGNLGRKDVSLLLLNKQMLLTKYTCLDQDGLETLVQLVQDSSKMGLSLKSNNTAAGFWKFTSSAVFAATVVTTIGYGNQCPTTTAGQIFCVFFALFGIPLNVVVLNRVGKYMLVIERNISDFLQGKTRRRNCTRFSVHLVSYLSGTVLFFIMPMIVFQLQEGWTYSQAIYYCFISLSTIGFGDFVADSNPDKQYPDWYSVLMASWIFFGMAWLALVINHSIDILERLNTHFKRRWGKEKQGQESGSAEGDNPETQVEDEDELKRPPISQQSTK; encoded by the exons ATGGGAATAAAGGAAGTGTTCAGTTTGGCCCGGGTACCCTCCATCCTTATGCTCGGGGTGGTTTACGTGACCTATGTGCTGATCGGAGGACTGATCTTCTGGAAGTTGGAGGGAAATCTCGGACGGAAGGATGTCagtcttttacttttaaacaaacaaatgctgctTACAAAGTACACCTGTCTGGACCAAGACGGCCTGGAGACACTGGTtcag ttggtTCAAGATTCGTCAAAGATGGGCCTAAGTTTGAAAAGCAACAACACCGCAGCCGGCTTCTGGAAGTTCACAAGCTCAGCTGTGTTTGCTGCTACAGTGGTCACAACTATAG GTTACGGAAACCAGTGTCCCACAACTACAGCTGGACAGATTTTCTGCGTGTTCTTCGCGCTGTTTGGTATCCCGCTCAACGTGGTGGTGCTCAACAGAGTGGGCAAGTACATGCTGGTTATAGAGAGGAACATCTCAGACTTCCTCCAGGGGAAAACCAGGCGAAGG AATTGTACTCGCTTTTCTGTCCACCTGGTGTCTTACCTGTCCGGAACAGTTCTCTTCTTCATTATGCCCATGATTGTATTCCAACTACAAGAGGGCTGGACTTACTCCCAGGCAATCTACTACTGCTTCATTTCCCTTAGCACGATTGGCTTTGGAGATTTTGTGGCAG ACAGCAATCCAGACAAACAGTATCCAGATTGGTACAGCGTCCTCATGGCCTCATGGATCTTCTTCGGCATGGCTTGGCTGGCCCTGGTGATCAACCACTCCATCGACATCCTGGAGCGGCTCAACACCCACTTCAAGCGGCGGTGGGGTAAAGAGAAACAGGGGCAAGAGTCTGGCAGCGCGGAGGGGGACAACCCCGAAACACAGGTGGAGGACGAAGACGAGCTCAAGAGGCCTCCAATATCTCAGCAATCTACAAAATAA